From a region of the Candidatus Abyssobacteria bacterium SURF_5 genome:
- a CDS encoding TetR/AcrR family transcriptional regulator, which yields MARTHAAEIAREVTKRELLGAALEVFVAKGYPAATISDIVRAAGVTQGTFYLYFQNKKDIFAVLLQEYRKLVISGLFNVDLDSVRTKEDWIALANRIGSFLLDHIKTHGDYMRLFIAETTTIGSSFLNEADVFSGAITDEIGRLLRHGLKMNLLRDIDVKSVSLSCLGALKEAVRQSCFGNVPSTADEIIPRIIRSQAELLLK from the coding sequence ATGGCGAGAACGCATGCGGCTGAAATAGCGCGTGAGGTGACGAAGAGAGAGCTGCTTGGAGCCGCGCTCGAGGTATTCGTTGCAAAGGGATATCCCGCCGCCACGATTTCCGATATCGTCCGCGCCGCCGGCGTAACGCAGGGGACGTTCTATCTGTATTTCCAGAACAAAAAAGACATTTTCGCAGTGCTTCTCCAGGAATATCGGAAACTGGTGATTTCGGGCCTGTTTAATGTCGACCTCGATTCCGTGCGCACGAAGGAGGATTGGATCGCGCTGGCCAATCGCATTGGCTCTTTTCTGCTTGACCACATCAAGACACATGGCGACTATATGCGCCTGTTCATCGCCGAGACAACGACAATTGGGTCGAGTTTCCTCAACGAAGCCGATGTCTTTTCTGGGGCGATAACGGACGAGATCGGACGGCTTCTGCGCCACGGCCTAAAAATGAACCTGCTGAGGGACATAGATGTGAAAAGCGTTAGTCTTTCCTGCCTCGGTGCGCTTAAAGAGGCCGTTCGACAATCCTGTTTCGGGAATGTTCCAAGTACCGCCGATGAAATTATCCCGCGCATAATCCGCAGCCAGGCGGAACTCCTGTTGAAGTAG